The following coding sequences are from one Anopheles bellator chromosome X, idAnoBellAS_SP24_06.2, whole genome shotgun sequence window:
- the LOC131213983 gene encoding aminopeptidase N-like: MKASARGMLLLLVATAMLPIFVAQAASDDVATVAGQEIVTANYTSYRLPRSFRPKHYDLQVFTHLGDERGFQFNGHVLIRMICDEDATNVTLHSKNLTLMEQEIVLTELETNENRRPISIKRVQYLPENDYVVIHAAEMMKKNNHYEVRIPFESALGTGLLGYYRSSYVDTKTRTKTWLSVTQFEPTHARQAFPCFDEPELKATFDVSLAHHGRYVALSNMPVNRSEPIATMKDWVLDVFERTVPMSTYLVAYTINDFEYREAMTRHQGDVLFRIWARRDALDQVDYARDVGPRVTRFYEEYFEQRFPLPKIDMIAIPDFASGAMENWGLITYRETALLYHPNVSTASSKHRVASVIAHELAHQWFGNLVTMRWWTDLWLNEGFATYVASLGVEELHPEWHALTEESVSNSLDIFKFDALLSSHPVSVEIGHPNQISQIFDAISYEKGSTVIRMMHLFLDEETFRNGVARYLRRHAYGSAQQDDLWAALTEEAHANGVLPDEISVKSVMDSWTLQTGYPIVTVSRNYATNTAEVSQERFVSSPPAERNATAGQCWWIPLTYASGSDPDFNDTAPKAWMECGSGGSGGSGGGGVQHNGTGHRTLDDLPDGKHWVIFNVQLAGLYKVKYDVANYRLLVAQLNGPNYMAIGAINRAQLIDDAMDLAWAGQQQYGIAFAMMNYLRQEHEYLPWKAALTNLNGINRLLKRTPIYGIFKSYIQYILEPSYERLNVFGNLSALESVRLDALKHLTMIASWACRFDVGDCVERSVHLFAEWMMAGGGSSGAEKTNPVPVNLRPVVYCNAVRHGNETQWNFLWQQYLHSNVGSEKVMIISALGCTRDVGLVERFLHWSLNSTSGVRKQDATILFRGVAKSDVGFDLAKNFFLERITEIHSYLSPDTSRLSRFVKPLAEQMSSLAEVQELRSLIDERGSIFDKATQGVKQAIETVEINARWKRINYAQMMRFLPLLSLRSTDTNIMDLIEDTPAAAAAK; encoded by the exons ATGAAGGCATCAGCCCGCGGCATGTTGCTGCTCCTTGTGGCAACGGCGATGTTGCCGATTTTCGTTGCGCAAGCGGCGAGTGACGACGTAGCAACGGTTGCGGGACAGGAGATTGTTACGGCGAACTACACCAGCTACCGGTTGCCGCGCTCTTTCCGCCCGAAACACTACGATCTGCAGGTTTTTACGCATCTCGGAGACGAGCGAGGCTTCCAGTTCAACGGTCACGTGCTGATACGG ATGATTTGCGACGAGGATGCAACCAACGTAACGCTGCATTCGAAGAACCTAACGCTAATGGAGCAGGAAATCGTGCTGACCGAGCTAGAGACGAATGAGAATCGCCGGCCGATCAGCATCAAGCGCGTGCAGTACCTGCCCGAGAACGACTACGTCGTAATACACGCGGCGgagatgatgaagaagaacaACCACTACGAAGTACGCATACCCTTCGAGAGTGCCCTCGGAACGGGGCTGCTCGGTTACTATCGCAGCAGTTACGTCGATACGAAGACGCGCACCAAAACCTGGCTTTCGGTGACACAGTTCGAGCCAACGCACGCCCGCCAGGCGTTTCCCTGTTTCGATGAACCGGAGCTGAAGGCCACGTTCGATGTGTCGCTGGCGCACCACGGACGATACGTGGCCCTCAGCAATATGCCGGTGAACCGCTCGGAACCGATCGCCACCATGAAGGACTGGGTGCTGGACGTGTTCGAGCGTACCGTGCCGATGTCCACGTACCTGGTGGCGTACACGATCAACGACTTCGAGTACCGGGAGGCGATGACCCGCCACCAGGGCGACGTGCTGTTCCGGATCTGGGCACGGCGCGATGCCCTCGATCAGGTGGACTACGCGCGCGACGTTGGACCGCGCGTCACGCGGTTCTACGAGGAGTACTTCGAGCAGCGGTTTCCGTTGCCGAAGATCGACATGATTGCGATACCGGACTTTGCGTCGGGAGCGATGGAGAACTGGGGGCTGATCACTTACCGCGAGACCGCCCTGCTGTACCATCCGAACGTTTCCACTGCCAGCAGCAAGCACCGGGTGGCCTCGGTGATTGCGCACGAGCTGGCTCACCAGTGGTTCGGCAACTTGGTCACGATGCGCTGGTGGACCGATTTGTGGTTGAACGAAGGGTTCGCGACGTACGTCGCCAGCTTAGGCGTCGAAGAACTGCACCCCGAGTGGCATGCCCTGACCGAGGAGTCGGTCTCGAATTCGCTCGATATTTTCAAATTCGATGCGCTGCTCTCCAGCCAtccggtgtcggtggagaTCGGTCACCCGAACCAGATCTCGCAAATTTTCGACGCCATTTCGTACGAGAAGGGCTCCACCGTGATCCGCATGATGCACCTGTTTCTGGACGAAGAAACCTTCCGCAACGGGGTGGCGCGGTATTTGCGGCGCCACGCCTACGGCAGCGCACAGCAGGACGATCTGTGGGCTGCGCTGACCGAGGAGGCCCACGCCAACGGCGTACTGCCCGATGAGATCAGCGTGAAGAGTGTGATGGACTCGTGGACGCTACAGACCGGCTATCCCATCGTGACGGTGTCGCGTAACTACGCCACCAACACGGCCGAAGTGTCCCAGGAGCGGTTCGTGTCGTCGCCGCCCGCAGAACGAAATGCAACGGCCGGCCAGTGCTGGTGGATACCGTTGACGTACGCATCGGGTTCGGATCCTGACTTTAACGACACCGCACCGAAAGCTTGGATGGAGTgcggcagtggcggcagcggcggcagcggcggcggcggcgtgcagcacaacggcaccggccaccggacgcTTGACGATCTGCCCGACGGGAAACACTGGGTGATCTTCAACGTACAGCTGGCCGGTTTGTACAAAGTAAAGTACGATGTGGCCAACTatcggctgctggtggcgcagcTGAACGGGCCAAACTATATGGCGATCGGTGCTATCAATCGGGCCCAGCTGATCGACGATGCCATGGACCTGGCGtgggccggccagcagcagtacggTATTGCGTTTGCGATGATGAACTACCTACGGCAGGAGCACGAGTACTTACCGTGGAAAGCGGCACTGACCAACCTGAATGGCATCAACCGGTTACTGAAACGAACGCCGATCTACGGGATCTTCAAAAGCTACATACAGTACATACTGGAGCCATCGTACGAGCGGCTGAACGTGTTCGGGAATCTATCCGCCCTCGAGTCCGTGCGGCTCGATGCCTTAAAACATCTGACCATGATCGCTTCCTGGGCCTGCCGATTCGACGTTGGTGACTGCGTCGAACGCTCGGTTCACCTTTTCGCGGAGTGGATGATGGCTGGGGGCGGCAGTAGTGGTGCAGAGAAGACGAATCCCGTGCCGGTCAACTTGCGACCGGTCGTCTACTGCAACGCGGTTCGTCACGGAAACGAAACCCAGTGGAACTTCCTGTGGCAGCAGTACCTCCACAGCAACGTCGGCTCGGAGAAGGTTATGATCATCAGTGCGCTCGGGTGCACGCGAGACGTTGGGCTCGTGGAACGCTTCCTGCACTGGTCACTGAACAGCACCTCCGGTGTGCGAAAGCAGGATGCGACCATACTGTTCAGAGGTGTCGCCAAGAGTGACGTTGGTTTCGATTTAGCAAAAAATTTCTTCCTCGAGCGCATAACGGAGATACACAGCTA CCTTAGCCCAGATACTTCACGTCTGTCGCGGTTCGTGAAACCACTGGCTGAGCAAATGTCGTCGCTCGCCGAAGTGCAGGAGCTGCGATCGCTGATCGACGAACGGGGTTCCATCTTCGACAAGGCCACACAAGGTGTCAAGCAAGCCATAGAGACGGTCGAAATTAATGCACGATGGAAACGAATCAACTATGCACAGATGATGCGATTCCTGCCGTTGTTAAGTCTTCGCTCGACCGACACAAATATAATGGACCTAATCGAGGACACtcccgccgccgcggccgcgaaATAG